The Spiroplasma citri genomic sequence TAATTGTTTTTCAGTTCTTGGGTTAGCCATTTTACAATTTGTTTATGTTAAGAATTCAGTTGCCGGATTAAATATTAATACATTTATATTACCGTCATTTGCGATTATTGCTTTTTGTTGTTTTATATTGGGTTGCTTATTTTTAAAAAGTGATCGCAAAAAATACCAAATAAACTTAGAAAATGAAATAGCAAATCAAATTAGGGCGCTGAGAGAGTAAGGAGAAAAACTATTATGTTAACAAAAATTAGTTCAAAACGAGACGAATTAGCATTGCAATGAAACACACGAATTGAAGTTGCAGCACGTTTATTAGTTCTTAGTTTTTCAATTTTAGGAACTTTTATGGGTTATTTTATTGGGGCTGGTTCTGCAATGGCTTATAATAATATTAAGAATCTAACGGGTGTTATTTCACATCGAACTTATGAATTACATTATATTATTGCTGGAATTGTTGGTTTTATTTGTGCTGTTTTTTTCTTTTGTTTTATTGGTTTACCATATTTAAAATTAAAAAAAGCAACTAGTTTTAAAAGCTGAATTATTATTTCAACTATTTTTGCAACAATATATTACACAACATGTTTTACTTTAGCAATAATTTTTATAAATATGTTTAATACTATTAATAATTATTTTATTGTTGGTTTTACTTTGCTTATTATTTGTCTGGTCGTAATTTTTTCGTCGTATTTTTCACTTTGACGTGAAATAAAAAAACAATGGATTTTACGAAAAAAAATTGAGTATTTAGCAGATGAAGAACAAATGAAAAAAGTAGAAACAAAATTAGCAACTTTAGAATTACAACGTGAACACCTTGTTGAATTAGAAACAATTAAATATAATAAAGAAAAGTATAGTTTAAATAATTTAAAGGAAAAAAAGAAACATATTTATGTTCAAAAGCCTGTTTTAGAAGAACAAGAACAAGAAGAAATTTAAAATCATCTAAACAAAAAAATATAATAAATAATTAGAGGAGACCCTATTAATGAATAAAGAAGATAACAATAATAATGTCGTGGAAGTAACAATTCAGCCTGTTCGGCGAAAAATTTCTCGGAAAACAAATTTAAATCTTTTTGCTATTATTGCAATAATAGCAATTATTGCTGGGCTAGGTGGAGTTATTTACTCAATTATTGCTGTTTCTTTTTATCATAATAAAAATCCATGAGCAAATGCTATTTTGCTAGATGATAAAATTACAAAGATGGTTAATTCACAATTATCAAAAACATTAGTTGATTCTAATGGAGTTGCAAAACCAGAGAATTTAACTAGTTATGTTCAGTTTAATGTCGGTGAAAAAGATGGAATTGATATTTATGCTAATTTAACTAATATTCAAATTATTCAAGATATTTTTGCAAAAAGTAATTGAATTGAAGATAATTTAAGTATTGTTGAAACAATGCTAAAGGGAACAGGTGCTAGTTTATCAGGAACCAAAGTAATTTATCAAAATAATATCTTGAATTTAGTTTTGCGACCAAAAATTTTATCTTATCCATATAATGATGGTGATGATAAATATGGTTTGGTAACAGTTGTTCCAGTGGATTCTCAACAAGGGCTCTTTACATATAAAGTTCGTTTTCTTTTGCAATTAATTGCGACTGATTTTGCTGGTTATTATATTGATTTAAAGAAAACATTTGATTATACATATGATACAGTAGAAGGAGTTTACCCAGTTGCTTTAACATTAAGTCAACTTTTAAATTTAATTAGCAATCAAAAAATTATTAATTTAGTGCAAAAATATAATATTAGACTAGACAGTGGTAATGAATTAATTTTAAATAGTCTTTTAAGTGAATATTATCCAATTGCAAAACCAGATAATAGTATTTTTATTAATGAAGAAATTGTAAATAAAGATGGTGTTTCTTTTGCACCAATTATTTGAACGCCATCTGCCAGTGACTTAACATTAAATATTAAGTATGATTTTAAAAAATTTAGTTCATTACAACAATTTGGCGCTAATCTTTTTAATTATCATGATAAAAATTACTCAGCAATTGCTAATATTTTTACTAAAATTGGAATTACAATGCCAACATTTGAAAATGTCAAAAATAGTTATGATTTATATGATCGAAACAGTGAAAATACTTTTCTTACTGATGCAATGATTGACCAACGAGTAAATTCTTATCGAGGATTTGTGAAAGAAATGGGCGTTGATTCTGATAATATTGCTGATAACTTTAATTATGTTACTAATGATAATAGCCAGTATGTTTGAGGTTCAGAACATCAAATTTTTTATAATGAAGTTAAAATTAAATTTTTAAATATTAATAACAATTTGGGAAATAATATTTATCGTAGTCCAACTAAAATTTACTATGACCAACAACGTTACACTAATACTTCAATTAATTTCCAAGATTTTGATTTAGCGGCAAATGTTAAAAATGTTATTGAAAAAGTTCAATATGATGATTCTGAATCAGAAATTGATCGCCGATTAACAAATCAAAGTGGAGTTATTAAAGCAAATTTAAAAGATTATTTATTAAAGCAATTAAATAATCCCGATATTAAAATTGACAATATTGTGAAAGAAATTACTGTTGGGGTTACACATAATGCTTCTACAATTGAAGAAACAGTTTTTGCAAAACAGGTACCTATTAATGAAACTTTGCGGGGGAATAATAATAAAGTATATCAAGATAAATTGTTAACCTTACCGAAAATTGACATCACAGTACGTTTTTCTTATGATGGCACTAACAGCAACACTTATAATTTATCTTATCAATATGATGTGGCGCCAAAAGTAGTTAAAGATTGACGTGGTGTTGATAAAAATAGTCTTAATGTTTTACAAGGTGATTTTAACTTTTCACGGAATTATACAACACTTGACAAAATAACAAGTTTAGAAAATGATTATCGTAAGGAAATAATTAGTGTTGCTAATATATGAGAAAATAATAATCCGATGGGAGCAGGGAATGGAGATAATAATTATCCCGTTGAATTTTCAAATTGAAATTCTTTTGCAATTAAGTTAAATCAAATTAATGTTGGACGAAATAATAACAATAATTTAAGAGTTGGGTCTTATAATGCTAGTGTAACAGCAACAAAAGAATCGTTAAATTATCAAGGAACATTTACAACTAATTTAATTTATGTAAAAGCAGCACCAATTGAGCATATTACAGTGCAGTCATTGTTTGCAAATAGTTCATGAACACAGCAACAAGCTTATCGACAAATTAAAACTAATATTTTAAATCAAGCTGCAAAGTATGGTTTAAATTTAACAGATCGTGATTTTAGTATTAGTGGTATTTCAGAAAATAATGTAGAAAAATTACCAGTTGGAAATAAAGAAATTATTATTACTGCTTTGGGAAATGATAATGTTGTAACTGGAACGGCAACTATTAATTTAATTGTAAATCCAGTTAATATTAGAAAATATGATAATGTTCTTAAACTAGGCTTTCAAAAAGTTAATCATTCAATTGGCGAGACAATTAACATTATTTTTGCGCAATTACAACAACCAATTAGGAAAGATGGGTATAACATTATAAATCCACGTCAATATTTTGATGTTATTATTTTAACTGAAAATAACCGTGAACTAAGTGCTAATGATATTTTTTTAGTAGAAGGTAAATATTGGTATTATATTAAAGTAACAAGTTTTGGAGCAAGATATTTTGATGGAACAATATCAAATAATTTAATTGTTAAAAAATAAGAAAAAAATAATTTAATTGCCTAAATTTAGGGAAAATGTTAAAATATTTACACAAATTAAAATAAAATAGGGTTAAATACCAGAGGGGGAATAAAATGTTTAAAAATAAGCCCACATATGGAAGTAAATTTCCAGATTTAGAGTTGCTTGATACTGAAGAAGAACGCCGAAAATATGAGGAAGAAGTTAAAGAATTATCTAAACAAGAGCAAAAACGTTTTAGTTATTTGTCGCCAACTCAGCATAATGATTTTTCACAACGACGAATGTTTTGGGATAGTCCACTTGAACGAGTAGGGCGAAGTTTTATCATTTTTGGACAGTTGATAGCAATTGTTTTAGCTTATTTTATTGGTCAAAAAGCAATTTTAGTTGCTTTAAGTAATTATCTTGATCCAAATATTAAAGTTTTTGCTGAGCTTTATGTTAAAGATCTTTTAAGTTATGGCTTCTTATTTCTTAGTTTATTATTTAGTTTATTATATTTTATTCCGATGGCAATGGCTCGAACTGCGGGTGCTATTTATGGATGAGGTATTGCATATATTATGTTAGCAATTTTATATTTTTTATTTGTTGAAATTTTATGTGCAATTTTATTGATTTTAGGAAGTATTAAAGGAAATCCGGCTGAACCAATTAATATTTGATTACTAGTTTTTATTGTTTTGGTTCTAATAATTACTTCCATTTGAATTATTGGAGCATGCCTCTTGATTGTTAAATCAGATGATGTTAAACGAAGAATTAATTTAGAAATTTAGGAGAAAAAAGAAAATGATGACACTTACAGAAAGATTAGAAGAATTAACAAAGCAACTACAGCAAAATGTTTATGAAAAAGAAGAAATTTTTAATTTAGCAATGTTAGCAATGCTAAGTGGTGAATCAATTTTTCTTTTAGGAAAACCCGGAATTGCTAAATCATTAGTTTCTCGTCGTTTAAAACATGCTTTTAAAAATGGTACTATTTTTGAATACTTAATGAATCGTTTTTCTACACCAGAAGAAATTTTTGGTCCAATTTCAATTGAAGATTTACAAAAAGGAGTATATAAACGTTTAATTGATAAATATTTACCAACCGCAGAAATTGTATTTTTAGATGAAATTTGAAAAGCAGGACCATCAATTCAAAATACTTTATTAACAATTATTAATGAAAAGATTTTTCGTAATGCTGGAGTAGATATTAAAGTACCAATGAAATTATTAATTTCCGCATCAAATGAATTGCCAGCAGAAGGGCAAGGCCTTGAAGCTTTATATGACCGCTTTATTATTCGTTATATTGCCCAAGGTTTAAAAGATGAGGAAAACTTTAATGAGATGATTGCTGGGGTAACTGAATTGGATGTAAAAGTTGATGAGGCTTTACAAATTACACATGAAGAATATGATGTGTGACGAAAAGAAATTAATAAGATTAAAATAACATCAGTAACCTTTGATTTCATTTCACGATTTCGAAAAGCAATGTATATTGCTACTGAAGGTGAATATTATATTTCCGATCGTCGTTGAAAGAAGATTGCTCATTTAATGAAAGCTTCAGCATTTTATAATGGTCGTGATACAGTTGACAAAGTTGATTGATTAGTAATTCCATATTGTATTTGAGATGATGAACAACAACAAGAAGAATATAATGCTATTTTTAATGAATTTTATTTAGATGCTTTAACATATGATGTTCGTGAAAAAAAGAATCGTTTAAGCAAAGAATTAGAAGAATTATCAGCTCAATATGAAGATATTCAAGAAGTTAATAGTCGTAAAAGTGAATATTTAGATGTTTTTGATGGAAAATTACAAGGAACATTTCATCGAATTTTTTGAAAAAATCAACAATATCCAATTTGTTTTATCCGTGTTGAGGATTTCATTGATGCTCGTCATAATAAAACACAACCAACTTTAATTGAATTATATTATGGCGAAGATTTAGATAATATGGCAGATGTTTTACAAACAGAGATTAGTTATGTTAATGATAGTACTTTTAAAATTATTAAAACAAATGAAGAAATTAAAATTGAAATTAAGAATTCAAAAGTGGATAATAATTCAAAAGTGGAAAAAAGAATTTTAGCTATTGAACGGGAAATTGATAGTTTAACAACTGCTTTTCCTGATGAAAAGGAACGATTATTATCTTTAAATTGTCTCTTTTTTAAAGAACGTTTTACGTTAGCAGTTAACAATGCTTTTAGTGATAGTAAATTAAATTTTAATGAAGATGGGTTAGAATTAGAACATTTTTCAATCCCAGAACAAAAAATAAGTAATAATAATTTTGAACAATCAACAAAAAATTAAGTGGATAAAACAAGGGAGGATTTAACATGAATCCATATTTAGAACAAAAAGCGGGAGTTCAATTAGCTAATAAGTTAACAGCATTAAAAAATAGGGATTTAGTTAATCCAAAGTTTGCTCTGATGAAAACAACAAATCGTTGATTAAGTGAAATGTTTGATCAAGCTGTTAATAATTTTTATGATCACCAAATTGAAAATGAAATTATGAAAATTAAGTTAGACTCAAATATTGAAAAAGAAATTTATTTGTTTCATTGAATTAAAGTTAATGGTTATGATGGTTTAAAAAAGAATTATGCTTCAACACAAGACTTTTTATTTAAAGTTAATTCACCATTTTATGATCGGCTAAATTA encodes the following:
- a CDS encoding AAA family ATPase, whose translation is MMTLTERLEELTKQLQQNVYEKEEIFNLAMLAMLSGESIFLLGKPGIAKSLVSRRLKHAFKNGTIFEYLMNRFSTPEEIFGPISIEDLQKGVYKRLIDKYLPTAEIVFLDEIWKAGPSIQNTLLTIINEKIFRNAGVDIKVPMKLLISASNELPAEGQGLEALYDRFIIRYIAQGLKDEENFNEMIAGVTELDVKVDEALQITHEEYDVWRKEINKIKITSVTFDFISRFRKAMYIATEGEYYISDRRWKKIAHLMKASAFYNGRDTVDKVDWLVIPYCIWDDEQQQEEYNAIFNEFYLDALTYDVREKKNRLSKELEELSAQYEDIQEVNSRKSEYLDVFDGKLQGTFHRIFWKNQQYPICFIRVEDFIDARHNKTQPTLIELYYGEDLDNMADVLQTEISYVNDSTFKIIKTNEEIKIEIKNSKVDNNSKVEKRILAIEREIDSLTTAFPDEKERLLSLNCLFFKERFTLAVNNAFSDSKLNFNEDGLELEHFSIPEQKISNNNFEQSTKN